One segment of Babylonia areolata isolate BAREFJ2019XMU chromosome 24, ASM4173473v1, whole genome shotgun sequence DNA contains the following:
- the LOC143298908 gene encoding uncharacterized protein LOC143298908 → MKLALVGLCVMVAMVTAKPSKRFISIHEIEHGLHHIGHEVEHGLHHLGHELEHITGIHSAKDLACKLYSTLKGAGEAGCDAKCIVLVSETVYGVALCPEICHMIFHEADKLTNC, encoded by the exons ATGAAACTGGCACTTGTGGGACTGTGCGTGATGGTTGCCATGGTGACGGCCAAGCCCTCGAAGCGGTTCATTTCCATACACGAGATTGAGCATGGCCTTCACCACATTGGTCATGAGGTTGAACATGGTCTCCATCATCTGGGACACGAACTGGAACACATCA CCGGTATCCACAGCGCCAAAGATCTGGCGTGTAAACTCTACTCCACTCTGAAGGGGGCGGGTGAGGCGGGTTGTGACGCCAAGTGTATCGTCCTGGTCTCTGAGACAGTGTACGGGGTGGCTCTCTGTCCGGAAATATGCCACAT GATTTTCCATGAAGCGGACAAACTGACCAACTGCTGA
- the LOC143298986 gene encoding uncharacterized protein LOC143298986, protein MKLATTLAGLCLVVVMVTAKPSKRFISIHDIKHGLHHIGHEIDHGLHHVGHEIDHGLHHIGDELGHITGIHNTKDLACKFYHVLKRGGEGTCHAKCIALATGTVYGLPLCSGACRMVFHEADKLAHC, encoded by the exons ATGAAACTGGCAACGACACTGGCGGGGCTGTGTTTGGTGGTCGTCATGGTGACGGCGAAACCCTCGAAGCGGTTCATTTCCATTCATGACATCAAACACGGCCTTCACCACATTGGTCATGAGATTGACCACGGTCTCCATCATGTTGGGCATGAGATTGACCACGGACTGCATCACATTGGGGACGAACTGGGCCACATCA CTGGAATCCACAACACCAAAGACCTGGCGTGTAAATTCTACCACGTTCTTaaaaggggaggtgaggggacaTGTCACGCCAAGTGCATAGCCCTGGCCACTGGGACAGTGTACGGGTTGCCTCTTTGTTCAGGCGCGTGTCGCAT GGTCTTCCATGAGGCGGACAAACTGGCTCACTGCTGA
- the LOC143298542 gene encoding uncharacterized protein LOC143298542, with the protein MKLAPALMGLCVMVVMVTAKPSKRFISFHQIVDEIENRVHHVGEEIKDGVHHVGEEIEDGIQHLGHALEDITGIHSAKDLACKLYSTLKGAGEASCDAKCTEILTKRKSWVSLCPGICYMIFHEAEKLAHC; encoded by the exons ATGAAACTGGCACCAGCACTGATGGGACTGTGCGTTATGGTTGTCATGGTGACGGCCAAGCCCTCCAAACGGTTCATTTCCTTTCACCAAATTGTTGATGAAATTGAAAATAGAGTCCATCATGTTGGTGAGGAGATCAAAGATGGAGTCCATCATGTTGGTGAGGAGATTGAAGATGGAATCCAACATTTGGGACACGCATTGGAAGATATCA CCGGTATCCACAGCGCCAAAGATCTGGCGTGTAAACTCTACTCCACTCTGAAGGGGGCGGGTGAGGCGAGTTGTGACGCCAAGTGTACCGAGATTCTCACTAAGAGAAAGTCCTGGGTGTCTCTCTGCCCTGGGATATGTTACAT GATTTTCCATGAAGCAGAGAAACTGGCTCATTGCTGA